The following are from one region of the Streptomyces decoyicus genome:
- the mtnA gene encoding S-methyl-5-thioribose-1-phosphate isomerase, whose product MGDQYEVSEPGAGALAIPSLRWEEPPEGPVLVLLDQTRLPAEEVELVCTDVPALVQAIRTLAVRGAPLLGIAGAYGVALAAARGFDVEEAVEALAQARPTAVNLGYGVRRAADAHRAAVADGAGAQAAAEAALAEARAVHAEDIEASARMAEHGLALLGELLPGGGHRILTHCNTGALVSGGEGTALAVARAAHRAGELRRLWVDETRPLLQGARLTAYEAARAGMAYTVLSDGAAGSLFAGGEVDAVLIGADRIAADGSVANKIGSYPLAVLARFHHVPFVVVAPTSTVDLETEEGSDIEVEQRPGQEVTEFSLPRVQGPGVEAGTGIPVAPLGAQAYNPAFDVTPAELVTAIVTEAGVVSPVTREGLAEVCSTSRWSKSRSGNGMMAE is encoded by the coding sequence ATGGGCGATCAGTACGAGGTATCCGAGCCGGGCGCCGGGGCGCTCGCCATTCCGTCATTGCGCTGGGAGGAGCCGCCCGAGGGGCCCGTATTGGTCCTCCTTGACCAGACCCGGCTGCCGGCGGAGGAGGTCGAGCTGGTCTGCACGGACGTGCCGGCGCTGGTTCAGGCGATTCGGACGCTGGCCGTACGCGGCGCTCCGCTGCTGGGCATCGCGGGTGCCTATGGCGTCGCGCTGGCCGCTGCGCGGGGCTTCGACGTGGAGGAGGCGGTGGAGGCGCTGGCGCAGGCCCGGCCGACCGCGGTCAATCTGGGCTACGGCGTGCGGCGGGCGGCTGACGCCCACCGTGCCGCGGTGGCCGACGGGGCCGGTGCTCAGGCGGCCGCGGAGGCGGCGCTGGCCGAGGCGCGGGCCGTGCACGCCGAGGACATCGAGGCCAGCGCACGGATGGCGGAGCACGGGCTGGCGCTGCTGGGCGAGCTGCTGCCGGGCGGCGGCCACCGGATTCTCACGCACTGCAATACGGGAGCGCTGGTGTCCGGGGGCGAGGGCACCGCCCTGGCGGTGGCGCGGGCGGCACACCGGGCCGGAGAGCTGCGCCGGCTGTGGGTGGACGAGACACGGCCGCTGCTACAGGGGGCGCGGTTGACCGCCTATGAGGCGGCTCGGGCGGGTATGGCGTACACGGTGCTCTCGGACGGTGCGGCAGGTTCGCTGTTCGCCGGGGGTGAGGTGGATGCGGTGCTGATCGGCGCGGACCGGATCGCGGCGGACGGATCGGTGGCCAACAAGATCGGCAGCTATCCGCTGGCGGTTCTGGCGCGGTTCCACCACGTTCCGTTCGTGGTGGTGGCACCGACGAGCACGGTGGATCTGGAGACCGAGGAGGGATCGGACATCGAGGTGGAGCAGCGGCCGGGCCAGGAAGTGACGGAGTTCTCGTTGCCGCGTGTGCAGGGGCCCGGGGTGGAGGCGGGCACCGGTATACCGGTGGCGCCGCTGGGCGCACAGGCCTACAACCCGGCCTTCGACGTCACTCCGGCGGAGCTGGTGACGGCGATCGTCACGGAGGCCGGAGTGGTGTCGCCGGTGACCCGGGAAGGGCTGGCAGAGGTGTGTTCCACGTCACGATGGAGTAAGTCACGATCAGGTAATGGGATGATGGCCGAATGA